A section of the Penaeus chinensis breed Huanghai No. 1 chromosome 17, ASM1920278v2, whole genome shotgun sequence genome encodes:
- the LOC125033967 gene encoding uncharacterized protein LOC125033967, with translation MNRRISTALSDLVLALSAVWGFRMLSENRTADFQFGKWWFMLMTIAASLGVARFGALLPSYEAGIVKYHIVFSWLCRAIGVPCLAAEVCKYYTFTTAGQGFLLSAVATFITSSLRSSYKEKVTDLINGLSVIMILVLGITAGNAYHITTSVLFMLSGIVGVDGNIEMIKLPRVDVFHYVLVGINCFIVWGFEN, from the exons ATGAATCGTCGAATATCTACTGCACTGTCAGACTTAGTCTTAGCTTTGTCTGCTGTATGGGGTTTCCGGATGCTGAGTGAGAATCGCACAGCTGACTTCCAGTTTGGGAAATGGTGGTTTATGCTGATGACTATAGCAGCTTCCCTTGGCGTTGCCAGATTTGGAGCAT TGTTGCCCAGTTATGAGGCAGGTATTGTGAAATATCACATAGTCTTCTCATGGTTGTGCCGAGCTATAGGTGTTCCATGTCTTGCGGCAGAGGTGTGCAAATACTATACCTTTACTACAGCTGGACAG ggcttTTTGTTGAGCGCTGTTGCGACATTCATAACATCTTCACTTCGAAGTAGCTACAAGGAAAAGGTTACGGATCTGATAAATGGATTATCAGTTATCATGATTTTAGTGTTGGGTATAACAG CTGGTAATGCGTATCACATAACAACTAGCGTTCTTTTCATGTTGTCGGGCATAGTTGGCGTTGATGGCAATATCGAGATGATTAAGTTGCCTCGAGTAGATGTCTTCCACTATGTTCTTGTTGGCATTAATTGTTTTATTGTATGGGGATTTGAAAACtaa